AACATTGAAACTGCATTTTGGCTGGAATCAGACAGGATGCTTGGGCTAAAACTCACCGAAGAAAAAGTGGAGGTACAGAAAAACGTGGTCATCGAAGAATTCAATCAACGCTATCTGAATCAACCTTATGGAGATGCTTTTTTTCTGCTCAGGCCAATGGCTTATAAAGTACATCCCTATCAATGGTCAACAATAGGTAAAGATCCTTCCCACATAAAAAATGCCACACTCGAGGAAGTAAAAGATTTCTTTTATCACCATTATGCTCCAAACAATGCCATTTTATCTGTTGTAGGAAATGTAGATCCCGATCAAATAAAAATTCTTGCCGACAAGTGGTTCGGGGAGATACCCCGCCGGGATATTGAACAAAAGGAAATTCCCAAAGAACCCCATCAGGAAGAACCCCGAAAGGAGAAAGTTGAAAGAGGAGTCCCACATAATGTGCTTTATAAAGGCTTTCGGATGTGTGCCAGAAACCATCCCGACTTTTATCCCACCGATCTGATCTCAGATCTGCTGGGAAACGGTAAATCATCCCGGTTATACCAGCAACTGGTAAAGAAAAAACAAATATTCGCCACCATTGATGCATTCATTACAGGAGATATAGATGAAGGCCTTCTTCTTATCTCCGGCAGCCTTTCCGAGCAGGTGAACATGGCTGACGCAGAGGCAGAGCTCAATAAAGAACTGAATGAATTAAAGGAAACCCGGATAACGGAAGAAGAATTGCAGAAAGTAAAAAACAAGGTAGAGGCTGTAAATACCTTCAGTAAAACCAGCGCGCTACATAAAGCAATGAACCTGTCATTTTATGAATTGCTTGGAGATGCCGGCAGGATCAATCAGGAAATAGAAAACTACAGAAAAACTACAACCCATGATATCCAAAGGGTAAGCAATTATCTGCTGGACGAAACAAACAGCAACACACTGTATTATCATGCTAAAAAATCATAACTATGCAAAATATGGAAAGAACAAAGCAACCCGGTATTCAATCGATTGAGACCATCCATATTCCTTCGGCGAACCAATTCCGCTTATCCAATAATATTCCGGTATATTCAATACATTCAGGGACAGAGGAAATTGTTAAAATAGATCTGCTGTTCCGCGCGGGCAACTGGTTTCAGCCCAAACCCCTCATTGCAATGACTTCCAACGAAATGCTTCCTGAAGGTTCCAAACATTATACGGCTGGAGAGATAGCTGAAAAATTTGACTATTACGGAGCCTTTCTGAAAACAAGTGTCAACAAGGATGTGGCCATGGTATCTCTGCTCACGCTGAAAAAATATCTAAGAGAAACCCTTGATATTCTTTCGGATATACTGATCAATCCCACTTATCCCGAAGAAGAACTGAAAACCTATATCAAGCATAAAAAACAGGAATTTCTCCTTGAACAATCAAGGGTGAATCACCTGTCCCGGATCAAGTTCAACGAGGCACTTTTTGGAAACCACCATCCTTATGGCAAGATGG
The nucleotide sequence above comes from Bacteroidales bacterium. Encoded proteins:
- a CDS encoding insulinase family protein translates to MVDFNKYILDNGLKLMVHRDESTPIATVNLLYNVGSKHENPERTGFAHLFEHLMFEGSVNIPSYDTPLQKAGGENNAFTTNDLTNYYLTLPLENIETAFWLESDRMLGLKLTEEKVEVQKNVVIEEFNQRYLNQPYGDAFFLLRPMAYKVHPYQWSTIGKDPSHIKNATLEEVKDFFYHHYAPNNAILSVVGNVDPDQIKILADKWFGEIPRRDIEQKEIPKEPHQEEPRKEKVERGVPHNVLYKGFRMCARNHPDFYPTDLISDLLGNGKSSRLYQQLVKKKQIFATIDAFITGDIDEGLLLISGSLSEQVNMADAEAELNKELNELKETRITEEELQKVKNKVEAVNTFSKTSALHKAMNLSFYELLGDAGRINQEIENYRKTTTHDIQRVSNYLLDETNSNTLYYHAKKS